One genomic region from Rosa rugosa chromosome 1, drRosRugo1.1, whole genome shotgun sequence encodes:
- the LOC133724390 gene encoding lectin 7-like: protein MPTATSIIYEGDAEPVDGVVELTNKVLYVGRVGRATYAKRVPEWDSHNRKFSDFNTHFSFLIDKKGRGTYGSGFAFYLAPCGYQIPPNSGGGFLGLFNKTTSDVPGNQVVLVEFDYYTDDEWDPACQHVGINSNSIASEVYTPWKVNLHNGETTEVWINYNATTRNLSVQWSYKNHPADRMEETTSLSYIIDLTKILPEWVSIGFSASTSQYGERHKILSWQFDSSLDAIPPAEDTKLIRVIRYLAFSVIILIIGVFTLKTAELWWQWLKYTYGREELSKLVPEASVLSSTHEDGGETEARSRRLSDPDVVIATDSLSNNESNLVDLDTAMKKKEKGKSIRM, encoded by the coding sequence ATGCCAACTGCAACCAGCATAATTTACGAGGGCGATGCAGAACCTGTGGATGGAGTAGTTGAACTAACGAACAAAGTTCTTTATGTAGGCCGTGTTGGAAGGGCGACATATGCCAAGAGAGTCCCAGAGTGGGACTCTCATAATAGAAAGTTCAGCGACTTCAACACTCATTTCTCATTCCTCATCGACAAAAAAGGCCGTGGTACTTATGGCAGTGGGTTTGCATTTTATCTCGCTCCTTGTGGATATCAAATCCCGCCAAATTCAGGTGGTGGATTTCTAGGCCTATTCAATAAAACGACCAGTGACGTTCCGGGAAACCAGGTTGTTCTAGTTGAATTTGACTACTATACAGACGATGAATGGGATCCTGCATGTCAACATGTGGGGATCAACAGCAACTCAATTGCTTCGGAAGTCTACACCCCTTGGAAAGTTAACTTACATAATGGAGAAACTACTGAAGTATGGATCAACTACAATGCTACAACAAGAAATCTAAGTGTGCAGTGGAGCTACAAAAATCACCCTGCTGACCGTATGGAGGAGACTACTAGTCTTTCTTACATAATTGATCTGACGAAAATCCTGCCCGAGTGGGTATCAATTGGATTTTCAGCTAGTACTAGTCAATATGGCGAGCGCCATAAAATTCTATCATGGCAGTTCGATTCCAGTTTGGATGCAATACCTCCTGCTGAGGACACAAAACTGATACGCGTAATAAGATATCTGGCATTTTCAGTGATTATACTGATAATTGGAGTGTTCACATTGAAAACTGCAGAATTGTGGTGGCAATGGTTGAAGTATACGTATGGAAGAGAGGAACTATCAAAACTGGTACCAGAGGCATCAGTTTTATCATCAACCCATGAAGACGGTGGTGAAACAGAAGCCCGATCCAGAAGGTTGTCTGATCCAGATGTAGTTATAGCTACAGACAGTTTGTCCAATAACGAGAGTAACTTAGTTGATTTGGATACTGCaatgaagaaaaaggaaaaggggAAATCCattaga